The Tenebrio molitor chromosome 5, icTenMoli1.1, whole genome shotgun sequence genome segment GATCATCCAATTCTTTTTAAGGaaaatcaattgtttcacaTGTTCTGCAGTCAAACTCGTCCTCTTACTCGTTACAATACAGCCGGTTTCCGAAAATATTTGTTCTGAAAATACGGAACCAGCTGGAATAGCTAGGTAATATGCTGCTAGTTTCTTTAAATGAGGGAACCTTATTTCCTTTTTCCAGAATTCCACTGGATCTGACTCCAATGGTTCTGTCCTCTCATGTAAATATACGGAgatttcattttcaatatcgcgatcaatatttttatttttgctagtTGTACCGGTTGAATGTTCGtctgatttgtttttagaaagaagtaattttttggtaacagaaaataatgtaattgtGCCCGCTTCCTCGGTTTTATCAAGAGTATCAAACTCTTGATACTGTTGTGGTGATCTTTCATGATCATTAGCATAACGCAAAGGGTAATTCTCCTTCAACAAATCTTTAAGCTCGTCTTTTGTTTCATCTGAAAATAGTTGCGCTTTGTAGCGTGGGTCTAAAGCAGTGGCTAGAATATATGTTTcgttgttttttatttcgccAAACCTCTTAGAGATTTGGGATGAAATTTCCTTCGTTGCCGCTGTAACATCTGAATCAGCATCATCTTCAGTCAAATAATCTTTCATTATGGTTTTTAGTGATTCTATTAAAGCCCATACATCAGACAGACCCGAACTATGTTTGCTAAAACTTTTAGTTGCCTCATAAAAATGCTTTAGAATTTTTAGTACATTTTCTGCTAGTGACCACTCAGCCCtactcatatttttgaaattagcagATGATGAAACCATAGAAATAGCGCTTTTCTGATCCCATAATCTCTCCAACATTATATAAGTGGAGTCCCATCTTGTTGGTTCATCTTGTAGCAAAGTCTTCTGCTTCATTCCTAACGTTTTTTGTGCAGAATGAAGGGATTTCATTGAAGAAACAGAATGTTTAAAGTGTGTTACTATTGCTCTTGCTGAATGCAGCATAATTTTAATAGACCCAAAATTATTAAGGCATCCAGAATTCACAATCAGTTGCAAGGTGTGTACGGTACAACCTATATTTTCTAAGTGTAACTGTCTCATCGCGGCTTTCATGTTAGCGGCGTTATCGGAAAGTACAATTTTCACCCGTTGTTCTATACCCCATTCTCTGAAAGCTTCTCTTAGATTCTCGGCTATTGAAACCGCATTGTGTGTTGCTCCTTCAAAGCCAATTACATCCAACAcgacatgattttttttaaaagtattGTCAATGAAATGTGCGGTTACGCTAATATAGTCGTGATTGCCTTTAGCTGTCCAAATGTCTGTGGTGACGGCAAAACCAAATGCGGTTACAGTATTCAGATGTTCCCGAAGTTTTTCTTTAGCTCGTCGATACAATTTGGGTACAACcttatcggaaaaatatttgCGATTTGGTATTTGGTACTTAGGAcataatttgttaattaaatgtttaaagccATCGGATTCGACAAAGTTGAAGGGAAGTGATTCTGTACAAATCATCCTAGTAATGGCATTATGGATAGCTTGTGCCTTTGGAttattaatgtcaaatttttttgttctgttTAGGAATGTTTGCAAAGTAGGTTGCATGACAGTTGTATCCCTGCTCTCAGTAGTGAGAGTAACAGAACTTGTACTAGCAACAGACGGCAACGATAATAAAGACATATTATCATCATGATCTGATTCTGAATCAAAACAaaaggcaaaataaaaaaatataacatctcactatcaataaaaattgttacctTCAGGCACAAACAAATTGGTAGTTGGGCCATCTTCCATTTGGGCGTCGTCAGCATCGTGTGGGTTTACTTCTTCTAGTTCTGCATTGTGAGCATCAAATTTAGAATGTAAAGTTTGAGATTGAGAAGTTTGGGCACTATTTAAGGTTTTTTTGAtagctaaaataaataataactaataataacTGCCAGGTCAGGTAAAATCAACTTAATCATTCAAATTAATAATGTTTAATAGGCTATCCTACCTGCTGATGTTTCTGTGTTATATTTGGAGCATCGCTTTAAATGTTTCGTCAAATTGGAAGTATTAAAATTACGACTGTTATTACCTCCTCTCGAATACTGATTTCCACAATAGTTGCACTTTACTGTGTTACTCTTGTTCTTGTCGATTGTTTTTGTAAAGTGCTTCCACACGTGCGACATTTTCAAACTTGTAATactaataagtaataagtaataaaGTATAAAGACTAATTAGCACCTAGACCCAAGTCACAACTTACAAAATTAAGATCAACCAGCATGCATCCAGATTCCAAACACCACTGAAAACGCCACTGTAAGTGTAACACGTCAACAAGTTATTGTCTAGCcagttttcttggaaaaccaGCGTGGGCGCTTTCCGGCTTGCCGCTTGCTCAATTAAATTCAGATATTTTTCAGATAAAAGTATCTGAAAGTTTTTTGGTATCGGCACGTATCTGAAGGCCTGCAGTATCGGCCGATAACCGATACTGAGTATCGGTATCGGCCCAGCTCTACATACGAGTACATTATATCGAAGTGTTTAATTTCGtcagataaaaattttatttttattttgcatgacTTACAGTTTCGTCGTTCTAAACCTCATTTACAAATCCTAAATGCACACAGTGTATAGACattataatgaaatttttagtgTCAATTAGaagtaattttcaatcatttttaattttcaatactgcaaaaattacatttcaacgtctttttttttactagactttaaataataaaaattgtaaatttataataaaccCAAAAGGCAAGAAAATTAAGGCAGAAAAAGTCCagtgaatattttttgcaaattgttcACAAATTAATCACAGTGACATGAACATCAGAAATAGTTTTTAACTAAAGTAAACAAGTTCTAGTAGTCGAGTAGTCTGTTGCGCATCATGGAGCAATtctctaattaaattaaaacacctTCACAGACAGTGCAACTAACGATTTAACGAACATTTGCAGCAAATATTTACTAGTCGAAgcagaattgcaaattaacaCTTAAGTTAACACGATTCGTAATTAGCAAGCGACATATTTAAACACGATTGCTTAAACAGCAGCAGAAGAATGCTGAAAAGTCCCGATTCGCAACAGTTGCGTAAATTCAAAGCGGAAACCATCGACATTCTTAATAAATTATCTACACCTATTtagtttgttaattttagcaAATACGAAATTATAACGTATACATGCAACAATTCCTTTTAATTACAACACAGAAACAGAGTATTAACAAAATGATTTCACAGAATTAAGTAGTGTCAAATAACCTGTTTCCTGTGGCGTATTTTCACCATTGTTTTTTTCAGTGGTTATTTAATTAtagtttaatattttgttcTTAGAGTGTCTTGACCGCACAGGAAGAGgaacataaaaatataatttttgacCACATTCCACAGAAATATGATTATTATCAATTTGATGAAAACGAGCAAAAAAGTCAAATCTTTTACTGTTGCCCATTAAATTTAACGTTTTGCTGTGACAATGCCGAAATCATAATAAATCATTGAATATTTATGGGCACTAACACTATCTAGAAAAGTTGGTGCTAATTAATGTAAATGTTAATAGGCAAacacttaaatttttttacttgtagTTTGGTACAGCAATGACCCCTTGCGTAGAAAAGAACTGAGAAATCTTTGGCCCCgaacaaattttacacttgTTAGATCATCAAGTCGCATCATGATCTAATGTATGAACCATTCAGATCGTCCGTTAGAACATCTTCCTGAAATATGTTACTtaataatttgataatttgttCAGTTGGTATTCTGGTAACATGTTGCAATAGTTTTGACTTCTCTAATTGTAAATGGATTTACAGACGAATTGGCGAATGACAACTAACATTAAACACATTATGAAGACAACAACTCATTTTATAATAGATTCAACATTTGGAATATTGATTAAGATTAACATAAAAGAGAGGAAGGGCTCTAAAAGGTTTAGACATTTAGCGAGGAGTTTGACTCACTAGGTGACAAAATTTCGATAAttagaacaaattttaataattatttaattttttgcaaaatattttcgtaaaaaatttggacaattgtatttattattgttctaTTCCATCCTTTGCAAgctttctattaaaaaaaatatgccCAGAGGTGTATTACGCGATCTAAAAAACCCGTGGTTTGAGGTTACAGTAAAAAAAGGAACAAAAGCAGAGTTTTAAAACTAACTGGTGTAGCAAATATTGATaagtatttttattgtattgtaaaaTACCCAATCAAGTCGAAGGAAAAAATtctttctccacgactattgaagaatgaatgcattcttgttGGATATTTAACGAAAGAATGGTATCAATTCCACACCCAGTGATAtggcgcgttcaaatgaaatcctgggctaagtaggcgttggaaaaattaagccgtttagaacagtgtaaagttcgAATTTCCCgacgtttgacacgaatgacatgtGTTTatatcgggacataattgaacatgtttgttttcagcaaagggtgcccttagatatttgcttcgagaataggaatcgtcaagttattctatttttaatgtaaaacattgcaaagaaaaaaaaaagaaagattttttggctctaaattttaggttagctgtcaacatgctccaattaatctacgctttaaaaaagcacaacaattgacggtttccaacgcctccccagcccaggatttcatttgaacgcgcgatactaAAACCCacggctgtcggccaatcCATCCCTCGTATTTACATTCTATCATCGGGTCGCGTATCGCGTAGCAACCGCTAAATaaggcacaattttaattgtcaaatattaaaagtcaaattaaattcaatttttaaagattttttttcttggtatagtcgtggagaaagtatagtcttcaactagcgtataatggctattattcaatcggacgattccaccactcgtctacgactcgtaGCCAACATTATACGCTCgttgaagaatgtactattcatttcaaaataaattaaatgctTTTTGATATTCTTCACAACACAATATTCTTTGTACAGGTGGTCTTATGAATCATTTGAAGGAACGGGGGTCGGgtgatatattattttaaattgtcttaAATTGTCTTTTGCAATGATACcaaaattttcagattttaccTGATAATAAGTATACATATTATACAAAGTGTTTATAAAAGAACGTTTGTTTTGCCGTTCTGTAGCATATTACaagtaattagaatatagaaaaactgaagaaaatcacaagacgtcgaactcacaactgacgctaagatttaataatttgacattttactgtagacatctgatttgacgaCTTTAACGGCTCGACCTAGTTCGATACAATAAAACTACAAAGcggcacaattccacaggtcTCTTGATACATCGTTTTAAAGcaatttaaattctttttaCAATAATACCATCATTGTATTACTGTTTACGTAGCATTAGTttgttaaatgtaaatatacaCCATCTGCCACCATATAATAAGAAAGTCTTTGCTCAAATGCATTTTGCAGTACTTTGGAAGTTATGAGTGGTATGAAGTGTTTAATAAAAGGCATACTCATACCTTGTACTCTTCTAAGAAGAATTTACTCTAAAATTGTTGTTTGCTCCTTTCAAAATCCAGccatttgtttcttttttactGAAATACAtacacattttgtaaaatcttaataaaaataaaaatgacttgTTTCCAATTAAtatctaattaattttatccacaatcactATATTCAATTGCTTGGCAACCTTTAATGTGGTCCATaaaactttagtgttttataaGTCATAAAACACgccataaaatatttcaatgatttttgaggtgacaGCCGCTGTCAgagtgaaatgtcaaattaattttgaatgacATCAGATAAAATTTCGGCGATTCTGATTCTAAATGAgtgtgattgtggataaaacgttgtattgcATGCGTATTTTAGATGCATTTTATTCacttaagaaaattaaacgCTCGAGCAAGCTCTCGCGTTTAAACATTCTTGCGTGAATAAAATGCTAGGTATCTAAAAcacttatacaataaataactattatttccaaaataaaaCTATTGTCAACTACAGCACAATCCTCCATTATTTCCTTTCACTCCaatctggatttttttttggattctCTTTTAATAATCTTAATAATcctcaatacattattttctttatcatCGAAACATTATAAAGTATCTCCCTTTTACAGTCTTATCTCACTGATgtttatcaaaattattttatcgatTTTAATATTAggtttttctcaattttgttGCTGAAAAATTAGATCATTATTTTCGAGTAACTACTCAATTTTGCGATCTTCaaatcactttttttaattgtaactTCAGTAATACTTTACAATTTCTTAACACCTTCGAGGATTACTTTTAGGTTCCTTCGTTTTTCTCTTATTTGTCAACCACTTTCTATCTATGAACACtagtgaaattttattatatgcTGATGACGCTAAGATTTCCCAAACTGTTAACACTAATGATGATGCTGCGAACGCGACAAAACAACCTTGATAACTTGGTTACTTGCTGTCTACATTATAATTTGAAACCGACATATGTTTTTCACACCTAGGAAATCTACTTTAGAGTATGACTACACTACTCAAGATAATTTGTTGCTCTGTTCTCATAGGTACCATTAAAGACGTAGATGCATGTTTCGATAAAGATTTTGATTAACTTCCGTGTTAATAACGTCACCTGTTCAGCATCCAAAACTCTAGGTTTAATTAagcaaaattacaaatgtcttacaaatgtcaaatatttaaaaattctatttgCTTCATTTATTACCTTAAAACCTGAATTTACGTCATTTATGTAATCTCCAATTTATCAGGACTACtgtaaaaaacattaattgaagatatctgaaatacatgtttttaaaaatcaataaattttatgctCTACGAGTTTATCTCAATCCGCATGACTGTATGAAATAAATCATACACGTTTTTACACGTTTCAAGAAATTGTTTGAGAAAAGTGAATAtctagtaatttttttccttctaGATATCAgacaaaagaattttaataaaatagttGACATAATTACTTTGCTTTTCTCGCTTCACGATTTTCATCTAGAGTTAAAAAAACGTAGATCATCGTGTCTAAGaaatgttttctaaaattttaagtaaacTGTTCGTCCTTTCAAActtgttgatatttttaacGCATAAAATTCATGTTTGTCCTTGAGCTGctaaattgtttcaaatttcattcaaataaattcagtCCTTTGCGACCCAGCCGGGGTCGtcgaaacaataaaaaatattacgaTAATTCATTATTCTAAATGGTTTTGTTTTTCTACAGCCTATAGTACATTTTGCCCACGTTTCAGATAATAACTAGAGCATCATCAAAAATTGGGAGGCCCAATATACAAATAAGATTTAATCTCCGTTCCATCCATTAAACACAGTTATTAAGCATGATCCTTTAATTGAATCCAATTTATTTGGTTTGAAACCATTCAAAGACGTAAATTACACAGATAACTTTCCACTTTTTCCAATGAAACTGAAATAATAACTCCTATTGAAAACGTCGTACTCGTGAAATCTTCCCACAATTTCGCACCGTGCTTGTGAACAGCGCTTTTATTGACAATGTATTAGCTATTCTGACTTTAGCACAGATGTCGAAACGGTACTTCTCATTTGCCATCAATGCCTCCAGTTACATCCACTGAACAAGCCTTCTGTTATTTAGAACAAACAGTACCAACCAGTCGAATCTAACCCACCACCAAAGGGGTCAATTTTTTGCAGTGGTACCATGGAGTAGGCCAAACTGTGCGATGTGCAGTAAATTTCATGCCAACCACCGTAAAGTACTACAATTATGTAATTTCACAGAAAGATTCATCTGTACAAAACCATGAACCCGATATGAAACTGTTTACATTGGAACAACAAACAGTATGGATACTGACAATTATGGTAATAATGCAATTAGGTTTGACAGTTTATGGACTTAGCCTACTTGTCAAGACGCGACGATGTCACTGTTTGTTTCGTCTAAATATAAAGTTGATGTCAGTGCAGCGGCAGCTTTGCAGTCTTTTGGAATCCAGCGTCTTCTGCATCACCTTGAGTCTGACAAACGAAGGACGCCACCACAGTTGGTCTCCTAGAGGCGTTGACAGCTCTGTTTTCTTCGCAATTATTCAATTACTTTCATTGTATTCATGAGAAAGCGACTGTTTTGCAATTTGTACCGATCCGGACTGGTTAATACCGGCAGAACTATTTTAATAAGTAGCCAAACGCCGCACTCGTGTCTGATTGTTAATTCCCCCATTATGGTCA includes the following:
- the LOC138131788 gene encoding zinc finger BED domain-containing protein 4-like, coding for MSHVWKHFTKTIDKNKSNTVKCNYCGNQYSRGGNNSRNFNTSNLTKHLKRCSKYNTETSAAIKKTLNSAQTSQSQTLHSKFDAHNAELEEVNPHDADDAQMEDGPTTNLFVPEESDHDDNMSLLSLPSVASTSSVTLTTESRDTTVMQPTLQTFLNRTKKFDINNPKAQAIHNAITRMICTESLPFNFVESDGFKHLINKLCPKYQIPNRKYFSDKVVPKLYRRAKEKLREHLNTVTAFGFAVTTDIWTAKGNHDYISVTAHFIDNTFKKNHVVLDVIGFEGATHNAVSIAENLREAFREWGIEQRVKIVLSDNAANMKAAMRQLHLENIGCTVHTLQLIVNSGCLNNFGSIKIMLHSARAIVTHFKHSVSSMKSLHSAQKTLGMKQKTLLQDEPTRWDSTYIMLERLWDQKSAISMVSSSANFKNMSRAEWSLAENVLKILKHFYEATKSFSKHSSGLSDVWALIESLKTIMKDYLTEDDADSDVTAATKEISSQISKRFGEIKNNETYILATALDPRYKAQLFSDETKDELKDLLKENYPLRYANDHERSPQQYQEFDTLDKTEEAGTITLFSVTKKLLLSKNKSDEHSTGTTSKNKNIDRDIENEISVYLHERTEPLESDPVEFWKKEIRFPHLKKLAAYYLAIPAGSVFSEQIFSETGCIVTSKRTSLTAEHVKQLIFLKKNWMILEK